A single genomic interval of Lepidochelys kempii isolate rLepKem1 chromosome 13, rLepKem1.hap2, whole genome shotgun sequence harbors:
- the RIPK3 gene encoding receptor-interacting serine/threonine-protein kinase 3 codes for MAEWVEFRERIPRECLEGMQFIAAGGFGTIYRAQHRDWRIPIAVKKLSRDTCSREELLEEARAMDKARFIYILRLFGLYEEEEEGWDCGPRLGIVMEYMENGSLASLLERVQPVPWPLRFRLLHQVALGMNYLHGLHPPLLHLDLKPSNVLLNLELHVRLADFGLSKFKRVTTKQGTDRSRDEDDYGGTLEYMPPESLIDINYKPTPATDIYSYAILTWSVLTGQQPYPNLLPKCMSSLLRMHIPRGQRPDLEELEEVTGVEGLEDMKELMKRCWHNDSWERPTFKDCSNKTEKIFSCHNSRIVPAVRQVQDVLMMMASSPSYESRPSVSVPTPAVAESSHLHASPPSSLGVSEKFHTLRYEDHPSTENEAVPRRSMRETEHQQEPGTPQPCSVSMGPRQGAEGPNNGEFGSPKTISSQLRPPDNEPRPFFSIQSQLPLPTQGPEQPMFSFQQPSQPPAYGFSGSCIHIVGPCSGIQIGHNNSMKVNKVQVEKRRKK; via the exons ATGGCCGAGTGGGTGGAGTTCCGGGAGCGGATCCCCCGGGAGTGCCTGGAGGGGATGCAGTTCATCGCCGCCGGTGGGTTCGGCACCATCTACCGGGCTCAGCACCGTGACTGGCGCATCCCCATTGCCGTGAAGAAACTGAGCCG tgatACCTGCAGCCGTGAAGAGCTCCTGGAAGAAGCCCGGGCCATGGACAAAGCTCGCTTCATCTACATCCTGCGGCTCTTCGGCCTctatgaggaggaagaggagggctgGGACTGTGGCCCCCGGCTGGGCATCGTCATGGAGTACATGGAGAATGGCAGCCTGGCCAGTTtgctggagagagtccagccagTCCCCTGGCCCCTGCGCTTCCGCCTCCTCCACCAGGTGGCGCTGGGCATGAATTACCTGCATGGGCTTCACCCACCATTACTGCACCTGGACCTCAAACCCAGCAATGTCCTGTTGAATTTGGAGCTGCACGTCCGG TTGGCAGACTTTGGACTATCGAAGTTCAAGCGAGTGACGACCAAGCAGGGAACGGACAGATCCAGGGATGAGGATGACTATGGGGGTACCCTGGAGTACATGCCCCCCGAATCCCTCATAGACATCAACTACAAGCCAACGCCAGCCACGGACATATACAG TTATGCCATCCTCACCTGGTCCGTGTTAACCGGTCAACAGCCTTACCCAA ATCTCCTCCCAAAATGCATGAGCTCCCTGCTCCGAATGCACATCCCCCGGGGCCAGAGACCTGACctggaggagctggaggaggtcACAGGAGTGGAGGGCCTGGAGGACATGAAAGAGTTAATGAAGAGATGTTGGCACAATGACAGCTGGGAAAGACCCACGTTTAAAG ACTGCAGCAACAAGACAGAGAAGATTTTCTCCTGCCACAATTCCCGGATCGTACCGGCTGTGCGTCAGGTCCAGGATGTGCTG ATGATGATGGCCAGTTCTCCCAGCTATGAGTCCAGACCATCAGTAAGCGTCCCTACACCCGCTGTGGCTGAGAGCTCCCATCTCCATGCCTCTCCTCCATCTTCCCTCGGGGTCTCAGAGAAATTCCACACACTTCGTTATGAGGATCATCCATCCACAGAAAACG AAGCTGTGCCCAGGAGAAGCATGAGGGAGACGGAGCATCAGCAAGAACCTGGTACCCCTCAGCCCTGCAGTGTCAGCATGGGTCCCAGGCAG GGAGCAGAAGGACCCAATAATGGAGAATTTGGCTCCCCCAAGACAATCTCATCACAGTTGAGACCCCCAG ACAATGAGCCGAGGCCCTTCTTTTCCATCCAGTCCCAActacctctccccacccaggggccgGAGCAACCCATGTTCTCATTCCAGCAACCG TCTCAGCCACCTGCCTATGGGTTCTCAG GTAGCTGCATACATATCGTTGGTCCTTGCTCAGGAATACAGATTGGCCACAACAACAGCATGAAAGTGAACAAGGTGCAAGtagagaagaggaggaagaaataa